A single Sphingopyxis chilensis DNA region contains:
- a CDS encoding acetyl-CoA carboxylase carboxyltransferase subunit alpha, with protein sequence MTAFLDFEKQVAALDRQIAELREMGDDPSLNMDNDIARLEDKSSKLLRELYAKLTPWQKTQVARHPDRPHFKHYVAGLFDDWMPLAGDRNFGDDQAILGGLARFRGRRVMVIGHEKGDDIPSRMKHNFGMAKPEGYRKAIRLMQLADRFGLPVVTLVDTSGAFPGIQAEERGQAEAIARSTEQCLALGVPMVAAVVGEGGSGGAIALAAANRVLMFEHAVYSVISPEGCASILWRTSDKAADAAAAMKMSAQDLLGLKVIDRIVPEPVGGAHRAPEVAIASLGDAIEQELGALAGLPRDTLLAAREEKFLAMGRA encoded by the coding sequence ATGACAGCCTTTCTGGACTTCGAAAAACAGGTCGCCGCGCTCGATCGGCAGATTGCCGAACTGCGCGAAATGGGTGACGATCCGTCGCTCAACATGGACAATGACATCGCGCGGCTGGAGGACAAGTCCTCGAAACTGTTGCGCGAACTCTATGCCAAGCTGACGCCGTGGCAAAAGACGCAGGTCGCGCGCCACCCCGACCGCCCGCACTTCAAACATTATGTCGCGGGTCTGTTCGACGACTGGATGCCGCTTGCGGGCGACCGCAATTTCGGCGACGATCAGGCGATCCTCGGGGGTCTCGCGCGCTTCCGCGGGCGCCGGGTGATGGTGATCGGACATGAAAAGGGCGACGATATCCCGTCGCGCATGAAACATAATTTCGGCATGGCGAAGCCCGAGGGCTATCGCAAGGCGATCCGCCTGATGCAGCTCGCCGACCGCTTCGGACTGCCGGTGGTGACGCTCGTCGACACGTCGGGCGCCTTTCCCGGTATTCAGGCGGAGGAGCGCGGACAGGCCGAAGCGATCGCCCGGTCGACCGAGCAATGCCTCGCGCTGGGCGTGCCGATGGTCGCGGCGGTCGTCGGCGAAGGCGGATCGGGCGGCGCCATCGCGCTGGCCGCGGCGAACCGCGTGCTGATGTTCGAACATGCGGTCTATTCGGTGATCTCGCCCGAAGGCTGCGCCTCGATCCTGTGGCGCACGTCGGACAAGGCGGCGGACGCCGCCGCAGCGATGAAGATGTCGGCGCAGGACCTGCTCGGCCTGAAGGTCATCGACCGGATCGTTCCCGAACCCGTCGGCGGCGCGCACCGTGCGCCCGAAGTCGCGATCGCGTCGCTGGGCGATGCGATCGAACAGGAACTGGGGGCGCTGGCGGGACTGCCGCGCGACACGCTGCTGGCCGCGCGCGAGGAAAAATTCCTCGCCATGGGGCGCGCTTAG
- a CDS encoding M48 family metalloprotease encodes MSWKTGRTLAAALVMGGVALTGAADAQLRAIQTQTNISPAERKQGDEAHPQLLQEFGGAYSGPQAAYVNRVGQNIAVQSGLSRSPSDFTVTLLNSPVNNAFAIPGGYIYVTRQLMALMNDEAELAGVLGHEVGHVAAQHSKKRQSAATRNTILGVLGAVLGGAIGDNGGLLGGLGGLLQNNAMKVAQLATLGFSRSQELQADQLGVQYLHSAGYDPLALSTMLASLANQTNLDARLSGGDARSLPEWASTHPDPASRVRNAQTLASRVGGRGGNRNADAFLASVDGVLYGDDPAQGVVEGRDFLHPDLRLRFTVPNGYGMQNGTDAVSISGNGGQAQFSTGPYNGDMNAYIAAGFRAVAGDTSVSPGTIQRTTVNGIPASWSTARVNSQSGQVDVTVFAYEFSRSSAFHFVTLTQAGRGSVFNSMFSSVRRLSTAEAAAIRPRRVDVVTVGRGDTVASLSRRMAFSKYQTERFQVLNRLTASSRLTPGQKVKIVVYANR; translated from the coding sequence ATGAGCTGGAAGACGGGAAGGACACTGGCGGCAGCACTCGTGATGGGCGGGGTCGCGCTGACCGGCGCGGCCGATGCGCAGCTGAGGGCGATCCAGACGCAGACCAACATCTCGCCCGCCGAGCGCAAGCAGGGCGACGAGGCGCATCCGCAATTGCTCCAGGAATTCGGCGGCGCATACAGTGGGCCGCAGGCCGCCTATGTGAACCGCGTCGGACAAAATATTGCGGTGCAATCGGGCCTGTCGCGGTCGCCCAGCGACTTCACGGTCACGCTGCTCAATTCGCCGGTAAACAACGCCTTCGCGATCCCCGGCGGCTATATCTATGTCACCCGCCAGTTGATGGCGCTGATGAACGACGAAGCCGAGCTTGCGGGCGTGCTCGGGCACGAGGTCGGGCATGTCGCGGCGCAGCACAGCAAGAAACGCCAGTCGGCGGCGACCCGCAATACCATCCTCGGCGTGCTCGGCGCGGTACTCGGCGGTGCGATCGGCGACAATGGCGGCCTGCTCGGCGGGCTGGGCGGACTGCTCCAGAATAACGCGATGAAGGTCGCGCAGCTCGCGACGCTCGGCTTTTCGCGCAGCCAGGAATTGCAGGCCGACCAACTGGGGGTCCAATATCTGCACAGCGCGGGATATGACCCGCTCGCGCTGTCGACGATGCTCGCGAGCCTTGCGAACCAGACGAACCTCGACGCGCGCCTGTCGGGCGGCGATGCGCGCTCGCTCCCCGAATGGGCGAGCACCCACCCCGACCCGGCCTCGCGCGTCCGCAACGCACAGACGTTGGCGAGCCGCGTCGGCGGCCGTGGCGGCAATCGCAACGCTGACGCATTTCTCGCGTCGGTTGATGGCGTCCTCTATGGCGACGATCCGGCACAGGGCGTCGTCGAGGGCCGCGATTTCCTGCATCCCGACCTCCGGCTGCGTTTCACGGTGCCGAACGGTTACGGGATGCAGAATGGCACCGACGCGGTGTCGATCAGCGGCAACGGCGGGCAGGCGCAATTTTCGACCGGGCCGTATAATGGCGACATGAACGCCTATATTGCTGCGGGTTTCCGCGCGGTTGCGGGCGATACATCAGTCAGCCCGGGCACGATCCAGCGGACGACCGTGAACGGCATTCCGGCCTCCTGGTCGACGGCGCGTGTCAACAGCCAGTCGGGGCAGGTCGACGTCACCGTCTTCGCCTATGAATTTTCGCGGAGCAGTGCGTTCCACTTCGTCACACTGACGCAGGCGGGCCGCGGCAGCGTGTTCAATTCGATGTTCAGTAGCGTGCGGCGGCTGAGCACGGCCGAGGCGGCGGCGATCCGGCCACGGCGCGTCGATGTCGTCACCGTCGGACGCGGCGACACCGTCGCCAGCCTCTCCCGGCGGATGGCGTTCAGCAAATATCAGACCGAACGCTTTCAGGTGCTCAACCGCCTGACCGCGTCGAGCCGGCTGACGCCGGGGCAGAAGGTGAAGATCGTGGTCTACGCGAACCGGTAA
- a CDS encoding Flp family type IVb pilin: protein MKFIKKFVRDTKAATAIEYGLIAALIAVAGISAMGLVGNSVSNTFNSVASNLD from the coding sequence ATGAAGTTCATCAAGAAGTTCGTCCGCGACACCAAAGCCGCCACCGCCATCGAATATGGCCTGATCGCGGCCCTCATCGCCGTCGCTGGCATCTCGGCCATGGGCCTCGTCGGCAACAGCGTCAGCAACACCTTCAACTCGGTTGCGTCGAACCTCGACTAA
- a CDS encoding Flp family type IVb pilin, translating to MRNFYRLMRSTRAATAVEYGLILALIFLAAVVAVSNVANSTGNMWGKVSTAADTNM from the coding sequence ATGCGAAACTTTTACAGGCTGATGCGGTCGACCAGGGCCGCCACAGCCGTCGAATATGGGCTGATCCTGGCCCTTATCTTTCTGGCGGCTGTCGTTGCGGTCAGCAATGTCGCCAATTCTACCGGCAATATGTGGGGCAAGGTTTCGACGGCCGCCGACACGAACATGTAG
- a CDS encoding (deoxy)nucleoside triphosphate pyrophosphohydrolase: protein MSALTPGKPPKTSLVVVAAALIDRDGRLLVQQRPEGLAMAGLWEFPGGKLEPGETPEQALIRELAEELAIDVDHACLAPACFASDMLGDRHLLLLLYVCRKWRGTPVAQHASALRWVRPVELHGLAMPPADKPLIGLLEALI from the coding sequence TTGTCGGCGCTTACTCCCGGAAAACCGCCAAAAACATCGCTGGTCGTCGTCGCCGCGGCGCTGATCGACCGCGACGGGCGGCTGCTCGTCCAGCAGCGCCCCGAAGGTCTGGCGATGGCGGGCCTGTGGGAATTTCCGGGCGGCAAGCTCGAGCCCGGCGAGACGCCCGAGCAGGCATTGATCCGCGAACTGGCCGAGGAGCTCGCGATCGATGTCGATCATGCCTGCCTTGCCCCAGCCTGCTTCGCGAGCGACATGCTGGGCGACAGGCATCTGCTGCTGCTACTTTACGTTTGCCGAAAATGGCGCGGAACACCGGTCGCGCAGCACGCGAGCGCGCTCCGCTGGGTGCGCCCGGTCGAACTGCACGGGCTCGCCATGCCGCCCGCCGACAAGCCGCTGATCGGCTTGCTCGAGGCGCTGATCTAG
- a CDS encoding methyltransferase domain-containing protein — protein sequence MARLPGAANFLAPIIAETLLDRLTMVTREFPRTLLVGAHDAALIDYLRATGTDLTIIEAAPRLAGRTAAIAVEADAVDLPFGSFDLILWPGGLDSVNDVPGALLRLRALLAPDGLLLGAFVGDGSLPRLRRAVMTEGVRSIARLHPQIDLAAMGNLLQRVGFALPVVDVEALTVRYGDWFALARDLRATGLSSRLDPAPPPLTREEAARIAAAFAAQADPDGRIGETFRIVHFSGWAPHPDQPQPARRGSGTASLADALKPKD from the coding sequence ATGGCCCGCCTGCCTGGGGCGGCCAATTTCCTCGCGCCGATCATCGCCGAAACATTGCTCGACCGCCTGACGATGGTGACGCGCGAATTCCCGCGGACCCTGCTCGTCGGCGCGCACGATGCTGCGCTGATCGACTATCTCCGCGCCACCGGCACCGATCTCACGATCATCGAGGCGGCTCCGCGGCTCGCGGGCCGGACCGCGGCGATCGCGGTCGAGGCCGACGCGGTCGACCTGCCCTTCGGCAGCTTCGATCTGATCCTCTGGCCGGGCGGCCTCGACAGCGTCAACGACGTGCCGGGCGCACTTTTGCGCCTCCGCGCGCTGCTCGCGCCCGACGGGCTGTTGCTGGGGGCCTTTGTCGGCGACGGCAGCTTGCCGCGACTGCGCCGCGCGGTGATGACCGAAGGCGTCCGATCGATCGCGCGGCTGCATCCACAGATCGACCTTGCCGCGATGGGCAATCTGCTCCAGCGCGTCGGCTTCGCGCTTCCCGTCGTCGATGTCGAGGCGCTGACCGTGCGCTATGGCGACTGGTTCGCGCTCGCGCGCGACCTGCGCGCCACCGGCCTGTCGAGCCGCCTCGACCCCGCACCGCCCCCGCTGACCCGCGAGGAGGCGGCGCGGATCGCCGCGGCATTCGCCGCGCAAGCCGACCCCGACGGCCGCATCGGCGAAACCTTCCGGATCGTCCATTTCAGCGGCTGGGCGCCGCATCCCGATCAGCCGCAGCCGGCGCGGCGCGGCAGCGGCACCGCCTCGCTCGCCGACGCGCTGAAACCGAAGGACTAG
- a CDS encoding ComF family protein produces the protein MRAATRAIVDYALPPRCPGCGVIVGDDRQFCISCWSSLDFLDGPGCAHCSTPLPTAAPGEALACGACLAEPPPFEGAPAALAYGPVARTVALRLKYGRRTGHARLIARLMARRLVALGDLDAILLVPVPLHRWRLWSRGFNQAALLADELERLTGAPRDHHMLLRVKSTASLRGKGRKERERVVAGAFALAPDAKARAKGRHLVLVDDVHASGATLRAAARALRRSGAVRVSALTWARVVPDAAGGNKFDFASLDSDMQSERMTG, from the coding sequence TTGCGCGCCGCGACGCGCGCGATCGTCGATTACGCGCTGCCGCCGCGTTGCCCGGGGTGCGGCGTCATCGTCGGTGACGACCGCCAATTCTGCATTTCCTGCTGGTCGTCGCTCGACTTCCTGGACGGGCCGGGATGCGCGCATTGTTCGACCCCGCTGCCCACCGCGGCGCCCGGCGAAGCGTTGGCGTGCGGGGCGTGCCTTGCCGAACCGCCGCCGTTCGAGGGCGCGCCGGCGGCGCTCGCTTATGGTCCGGTCGCCCGCACGGTAGCGCTGCGGCTCAAATATGGGCGGCGGACGGGGCATGCGCGGTTGATAGCACGATTGATGGCGCGCCGGCTCGTCGCGCTGGGCGATTTGGATGCGATCCTGCTCGTCCCGGTGCCTTTGCACCGCTGGCGGCTGTGGTCGCGCGGATTCAACCAGGCCGCGCTGCTTGCCGACGAACTTGAGCGGCTGACGGGCGCCCCGCGCGATCATCATATGCTCCTGCGCGTCAAATCGACCGCATCGCTGCGCGGCAAGGGGCGCAAGGAGCGCGAACGCGTCGTCGCGGGCGCCTTTGCGCTGGCGCCCGACGCAAAGGCGCGCGCGAAGGGAAGGCATCTCGTGCTGGTCGATGACGTTCATGCGAGCGGGGCGACGCTACGCGCTGCGGCGCGGGCCTTGCGGCGGAGCGGCGCGGTGCGGGTGTCGGCGCTGACGTGGGCGCGTGTCGTTCCCGACGCGGCCGGGGGCAACAAATTTGACTTTGCCTCGTTGGATTCCGATATGCAGAGCGAAAGGATGACAGGATAG
- the grxC gene encoding glutaredoxin 3, translated as MAQIEVYTKAFCPYCTRAKMLLGGKGADFREIDVTMDRAGFEAMVERANGRRTVPQVFIDGKHVGGSDDLAALDAKGELDALIGAA; from the coding sequence ATGGCCCAGATCGAAGTTTATACGAAGGCCTTCTGCCCCTATTGCACGCGCGCAAAGATGCTGCTGGGCGGCAAGGGTGCCGATTTCCGGGAAATCGACGTGACGATGGACCGCGCCGGGTTCGAGGCGATGGTCGAACGCGCGAACGGTCGCCGCACGGTGCCGCAGGTCTTCATCGACGGAAAGCATGTCGGCGGCAGCGACGACCTCGCCGCGCTCGATGCGAAGGGCGAACTCGACGCGCTGATCGGCGCCGCCTGA
- a CDS encoding DUF1178 family protein, which yields MIVFDLCCAAGDHRFEAWFASSDSFADQQAHGLIACPVCGDSAVKKAVMAPRVGAKSNQALVTPVPATTEPESGPDLVRKLLADIAAKQAQMLPQSRWVGRDFANAARAMHEGRAAGDLIHGQASPDEAQALRDDGIAAMPLLVPVVPPEAAN from the coding sequence GTGATCGTGTTCGATCTTTGCTGTGCCGCCGGCGACCACCGGTTCGAGGCCTGGTTCGCGAGCAGCGACAGCTTTGCCGATCAGCAGGCGCACGGGCTCATCGCCTGTCCGGTCTGTGGCGATAGCGCGGTGAAGAAGGCGGTGATGGCGCCGCGGGTGGGCGCGAAGTCCAATCAGGCGCTGGTCACGCCCGTTCCGGCGACGACCGAACCCGAATCCGGGCCCGATCTGGTGCGCAAGCTGCTGGCCGACATCGCGGCGAAACAGGCGCAAATGCTGCCGCAATCGCGCTGGGTCGGCCGCGATTTTGCCAACGCCGCGCGTGCGATGCACGAAGGGCGGGCGGCCGGGGATCTGATCCACGGCCAGGCCTCGCCCGACGAAGCGCAGGCGCTGCGCGACGACGGGATCGCCGCGATGCCCTTGCTTGTGCCGGTCGTGCCGCCCGAGGCGGCCAATTGA